The Chlorocebus sabaeus isolate Y175 chromosome 16, mChlSab1.0.hap1, whole genome shotgun sequence genome window below encodes:
- the CBX8 gene encoding chromobox protein homolog 8 — protein sequence MELSAVGERVFAAEALLKRRIRKGRMEYLVKWKGWSQKYSTWEPEENILDARLLAAFEEREREMELYGPKKRGPKPKTFLLKAQAKAKAKTYEFRSDSARGIRIPYPGRSPQDLASTSRAREGLRNMGLSPPASSTSTSSTCRAEPPRDRDRDRERDRERERERERERERERERERGTSRVDDKPSSPGDSSKKRGPKPRKELPDPSQRPLGEPSAGLGEYLKGRKLDDTPSGAGKFPAGHSVIQLARRQDSDLVQCGVTSPSSAEATGKLAVDTFPARVIKHRAAFLEAKGQGALDPSGARVRHGSGPPSSVGGLYRDMGAQGGRPSLIARIPVARILGDPEEESWSPSLTNLEKVVVTDVTSNFLTVTIKESNTDQGFFKEKR from the exons ATGGAGCTTTCAGCGGTGGGGGAGCGGGTGTTCGCGGCCGAAGCCCTCCTGAAGCGGCGCATACGGAAA GGACGCATGGAATACCTCGTGAAATGGAAAGGATGGTCGCAGAA GTACAGCACATGGGAACCGGAGGAAAACATCCTGGATGCTCGCTTGCTCGCGGCCTTTGAGGAAAG gGAAAGAGAGATGGAGCTCTATGGCCCCAAAAAGCGAGGACCCAAGCCCAAAACCTTCCTCCTCAAG GCTCAGGCCAAGGCAAAGGCCAAAACTTATGAGTTCCGAAGTGACTCAGCCAGGGGCATCCGGATCCCCTACCCTGGCCGCTCACCCCAGGACCTGGCTTCCACTTCCCGGGCCCGGGAGGGCCTTCGAAACATGGGTTTGTCCCCGCCAGCAAGCAGCACCAGCACCAGCAGCACCTGCCGCGCAGAGCCCCCTCGGGACCGGGATAGGGACCGGGAGCGGGAtcgagaaagggagagggagcgAGAGAGGGAGCGGGAACGTGAGAGGGAACGAGAGCGGGGTACCAGCCGAGTGGATGACAAGCCCAGTTCGCCGGGGGACAGCTCTAAGAAGCGAGGCCCCAAGCCGCGGAAGGAGCTCCCGGACCCCTCACAGAGGCCCTTAGGCGAACCCAGTGCCGGCCTCGGAGAGTACCTCAAGGGCAGGAAGCTGGACGACACCCCTTCCGGGGCAGGAAAGTTTCCAGCCGGCCACAGCGTGATCCAGCTGGCCCGAAGGCAGGACTCGGACCTGGTGCAGTGTGGTGTGACCAGCCCTAGCTCAGCTGAGGCCACAGGCAAGCTGGCTGTGGACACCTTCCCTGCCAGGGTGATAAAGCACAGGGCTGCCTTCCTGGAGGCCAAAGGCCAGGGTGCCCTGGATCCCAGTGGTGCCCGGGTCCGACATGGCTCAGGCCCCCCCAGCTCTGTGGGGGGCCTCTACCGGGACATGGGGGCCCAGGGGGGAAGGCCCTCCCTCATCGCCAGGATCCCTGTGGCCAGAATCCTGGGGGACCCGGAGGAAGAGTCCTGGAGCCCCTCCCTGACTAACCTGGAGAAGGTGGTGGTCACAGACGTGACCTCAAACTTTTTGACCGTCACCATTAAGGAAAGTAACACGGACCAAGgcttttttaaagagaaaagatga